The Anaerolineae bacterium genome window below encodes:
- a CDS encoding DSD1 family PLP-dependent enzyme, whose product MCKACSQVGFPKEALDTPALWVDLDIMERNIQVLADFFRRSGVGWRPHMKGIKVPAIAHKLLEAGAHGVTCAKLGEAEVLAAAGIRDILVANQVVGEQKVRRLVYLRKTADVMVAVDSLENAQEISRAAQEAGVQVRVLVEVNTGMNRCGVEPGEAGVRFAGQVAELPGLRFTGFMSWEGHVVAIPDKEEKRRVCTESVGRLVRTAEMARQAGLPVDIVSCGGSGSYWITAGIPGVTEIQAGGAVFTDVTYRRWGVPLEPSLFLLTTIISRPTARRAVCDAGRKAIDNIVSTPEVVGVPGARVGVLSAEHGILELAGPEVPLRVGDKIDLIVGYGDLTVYKHDYLYGVRNGIVEVQWEVMPRSALR is encoded by the coding sequence ATGTGCAAAGCCTGCAGTCAGGTCGGCTTCCCAAAGGAAGCGCTGGATACCCCCGCCTTGTGGGTGGACCTGGACATTATGGAGCGCAATATCCAGGTGCTGGCGGACTTTTTCCGGCGCTCGGGGGTGGGGTGGCGGCCGCATATGAAAGGGATCAAGGTGCCGGCCATTGCCCATAAGCTCCTGGAGGCCGGCGCTCACGGCGTCACCTGTGCCAAGCTGGGGGAGGCGGAGGTGCTGGCGGCGGCCGGCATCCGCGATATCCTGGTGGCCAATCAAGTAGTGGGCGAGCAAAAGGTGCGCCGGCTGGTCTACTTGCGGAAGACGGCTGACGTCATGGTGGCGGTGGACAGCCTGGAGAACGCCCAAGAGATTTCCCGCGCGGCGCAGGAGGCCGGCGTACAGGTGCGCGTCCTGGTGGAAGTCAACACCGGCATGAACCGTTGCGGCGTGGAGCCAGGGGAAGCGGGGGTGCGTTTTGCCGGCCAAGTGGCGGAACTGCCGGGACTGCGCTTCACTGGTTTCATGTCGTGGGAGGGCCATGTCGTGGCCATCCCGGACAAGGAGGAAAAGCGCCGCGTCTGCACGGAATCGGTCGGCAGGCTGGTGCGCACCGCCGAAATGGCGCGGCAGGCCGGCCTGCCGGTGGACATTGTCTCGTGCGGGGGGAGCGGGAGCTACTGGATCACGGCGGGCATCCCGGGGGTGACGGAGATCCAGGCCGGCGGCGCGGTGTTCACCGACGTGACCTACCGCCGGTGGGGGGTGCCGTTGGAGCCGTCGCTTTTCCTGCTGACCACGATCATCAGCCGGCCGACGGCCAGGCGCGCCGTGTGCGATGCCGGCCGCAAAGCGATAGACAATATCGTCTCCACACCGGAAGTGGTGGGAGTGCCCGGGGCGCGCGTGGGGGTCCTGTCGGCCGAGCACGGCATCCTGGAGCTGGCCGGCCCCGAAGTGCCCCTGCGGGTGGGCGATAAGATTGACTTGATCGTCGGGTACGGCGATCTGACCGTGTACAAGCATGATTATCTCTACGGTGTGCGCAACGGCATTGTGGAGGTCCAGTGGGAGGTGATGCCGCGCAGTGCACTGCGGTAG
- a CDS encoding alpha/beta fold hydrolase produces the protein MARHPWLDPSPFFFAGGPVGCLLIHGFTGAPAEMRPMGEFLAAHGLTVSGILLPGHGTQVEDMERTTWRDWAGAAEEGLRQLQGQCPVVFVGGLSMGGLLALYLGERYPVQGLIAMAAAIRVSSRLFPLVPIAKHFLRYIEKEPPEKADYVDPETFGRLWSYEVYPTRSAHEMMKLMRQVRPRLRDIQAPILIVQGDQDSLVPPASARELYSAVRSASKELLMVHSGHCVTVDAERERVWRAALDFIRRHTPAEHRYHIAD, from the coding sequence ATGGCACGGCATCCCTGGCTGGACCCCTCGCCCTTCTTTTTTGCCGGCGGCCCCGTCGGCTGTCTCCTGATCCACGGCTTTACGGGCGCGCCGGCGGAGATGCGGCCGATGGGGGAGTTCTTGGCGGCACACGGCCTGACGGTCTCCGGCATTCTCCTGCCGGGGCACGGGACCCAGGTGGAGGATATGGAGCGCACGACCTGGCGGGATTGGGCCGGCGCGGCGGAGGAGGGCCTGCGACAGCTACAAGGGCAGTGTCCGGTCGTCTTTGTGGGCGGGCTGTCCATGGGCGGCCTGCTGGCCCTGTACCTGGGGGAGCGTTATCCAGTGCAGGGCCTTATCGCGATGGCCGCGGCGATCCGGGTCAGTAGTCGCCTGTTCCCCCTCGTTCCTATCGCCAAACATTTCCTGCGCTACATTGAGAAGGAACCGCCCGAAAAGGCAGACTATGTGGACCCGGAGACCTTTGGCCGGCTGTGGAGCTACGAGGTCTATCCCACGCGCTCAGCCCATGAGATGATGAAGCTCATGCGGCAGGTGCGGCCGCGCCTGCGTGATATACAGGCTCCCATCCTGATCGTGCAGGGTGATCAGGACAGCCTGGTGCCGCCGGCCTCCGCCCGGGAGCTGTACTCTGCCGTCCGCTCCGCGAGCAAGGAACTGCTGATGGTACATTCGGGCCACTGCGTGACGGTGGATGCGGAGCGCGAGCGGGTCTGGCGGGCGGCGCTGGATTTCATCCGGCGCCATACGCCGGCGGAGCACCGCTACCATATTGCGGACTGA